One genomic window of Polaromonas sp. SP1 includes the following:
- a CDS encoding exo-alpha-sialidase, protein MNFKPSGTFDRLAAVLLVLAFAAGGWKILSRDPAASFAVPQPAAPSAESLKPRPGAGLASQQLSPDGRFRFDAQFVSSSPGQAVHAASVVELLDGRLRAVWFSGSREGARDVTIQTAVMDPASLRWSEESTLFGRQQLQQGLWRYVKKLGNPVIARAPDGSLCIWMVNVSLGGWAGSAISWARSTDEGATWSAPRRLVTSPFLNISTLVKGAPVSFQDGQIGLPVYHEFITKFGEMLRINTLGQVVDKVRIPGSQTSLQPVVLVTGPEKADVYMRSGNATALMASQTSDAGKTWSATHAGSWPNPDSALAGAVTHAGVRWLALNPAPRNREVLALLQADSAGSFDGVTPWVVESSATPQTRTSLQDYERLLTQELKARGASEDQARAYVASARRQLCGEQSCSQEFSYPYLLQSRDGYLHLVYTWHRTRIKHVRLDPLQPFQAAQAVTSRVAPAP, encoded by the coding sequence TTGAACTTCAAACCGTCCGGCACATTCGACCGACTTGCAGCTGTCCTGCTGGTGCTGGCCTTTGCCGCGGGTGGGTGGAAAATTCTTTCGCGCGATCCTGCAGCCTCCTTTGCAGTGCCACAGCCGGCCGCACCTTCGGCGGAATCCCTCAAGCCCCGGCCGGGCGCGGGCCTTGCCTCCCAACAACTTTCGCCCGATGGCCGGTTCCGGTTTGACGCGCAGTTTGTTTCTTCTTCCCCCGGGCAAGCTGTGCACGCCGCTTCCGTGGTCGAGCTTCTCGACGGGCGCTTGCGGGCGGTCTGGTTTTCAGGTTCGCGCGAAGGCGCCCGGGACGTCACCATTCAGACTGCCGTCATGGATCCCGCCAGTTTGCGCTGGAGCGAAGAAAGCACGCTGTTTGGACGGCAACAACTCCAGCAAGGGCTTTGGCGCTACGTCAAGAAGCTCGGCAACCCGGTCATCGCTCGCGCGCCAGATGGAAGCCTTTGCATCTGGATGGTCAACGTGTCGCTGGGCGGCTGGGCCGGAAGCGCCATTAGCTGGGCCCGTTCCACCGATGAAGGCGCAACCTGGAGTGCGCCTCGCCGGCTGGTGACCTCGCCTTTCCTGAATATCAGCACCCTGGTGAAAGGGGCTCCGGTGAGTTTCCAGGATGGACAGATTGGCTTGCCGGTCTATCACGAGTTCATCACGAAATTCGGGGAGATGCTTCGAATCAACACCCTGGGCCAGGTGGTCGACAAGGTTCGCATTCCAGGCAGCCAGACCAGTCTTCAGCCGGTCGTGCTGGTGACCGGGCCTGAGAAAGCGGACGTCTACATGCGCTCAGGGAATGCCACTGCGCTCATGGCCTCCCAGACCAGCGACGCGGGCAAGACGTGGTCTGCCACCCATGCCGGCAGCTGGCCCAATCCCGATTCCGCACTGGCCGGCGCTGTGACGCATGCGGGGGTTCGCTGGCTGGCTTTGAATCCGGCGCCCCGAAACCGTGAAGTGCTGGCATTGCTTCAGGCAGACTCTGCCGGATCTTTTGACGGCGTCACGCCGTGGGTCGTGGAGTCTTCTGCCACCCCCCAGACGCGCACGTCCCTTCAAGACTACGAGCGCTTGCTGACGCAGGAACTTAAGGCGCGCGGCGCCAGTGAAGACCAGGCCCGCGCCTACGTGGCCAGTGCCCGGCGCCAACTGTGCGGCGAGCAAAGCTGCTCCCAGGAGTTTTCCTATCCGTACTTGCTGCAAAGCCGTGACGGCTACCTTCACCTTGTCTATACCTGGCACCGAACGCGGATCAAGCACGTTCGTCTCGACCCCCTTCAACCTTTTCAGGCCGCGCAAGCGGTAACAAGCCGTGTTGCCCCCGCTCCATGA
- the plsX gene encoding phosphate acyltransferase PlsX, with product MIRIAVDAMGGDIGPAVTVPASLAFLEGHPGASVVLVGQPEVLAAQPLFARLQSHERCLVVPASEIVTMDDPIEIALRRKKNSSMRVAMNQVKDGVAQAAVSAGNTGALMAIARYVLKTLEGIDRPAIATQLPNALGGATTVLDLGANVDCTEDHLLQFAVMGSALVAAITDNPAPSVGLLNIGEEAIKGSEIIKKAGELLRSASNSGDLNFYGNVEGNDIFKGTTDIVVCDGFVGNVALKASEGLASMIGGFIKAEFSRNIFTKIAAIIAYPVLTAFKNRVDHRRYNGAALLGLQGLVFKSHGSADAFAFERALNRAYDAARNNLLERVRERIAHAAPLLVAAQAAPLADAPAEASSMPVDSIVSTPAH from the coding sequence ATGATCAGGATCGCTGTCGATGCCATGGGCGGGGATATCGGCCCTGCCGTCACCGTTCCCGCCAGCCTGGCTTTCCTGGAAGGCCATCCGGGCGCCTCCGTGGTGCTGGTCGGCCAGCCCGAAGTGCTCGCGGCGCAGCCGCTGTTTGCCCGGCTTCAATCACATGAACGCTGCCTGGTCGTTCCGGCCAGCGAGATCGTCACCATGGACGATCCCATCGAAATTGCCCTGCGGCGCAAAAAGAATTCCTCGATGCGGGTGGCGATGAACCAGGTCAAGGACGGTGTGGCCCAGGCGGCCGTATCGGCCGGCAATACCGGTGCGCTGATGGCGATTGCCCGTTATGTGCTCAAAACCCTTGAAGGCATAGACCGCCCGGCGATTGCCACCCAGCTGCCCAATGCCCTGGGTGGCGCCACCACAGTGCTGGACCTGGGCGCCAACGTCGATTGCACCGAAGATCACCTGCTGCAGTTTGCCGTGATGGGCTCTGCCCTGGTGGCCGCCATTACCGACAATCCTGCGCCCAGCGTCGGCCTTCTCAATATTGGGGAAGAAGCGATAAAAGGCAGTGAAATTATCAAAAAAGCAGGCGAATTGTTGCGATCTGCCTCTAACTCCGGTGATTTGAATTTTTACGGAAATGTCGAGGGAAACGATATTTTCAAAGGGACAACCGATATCGTCGTATGCGACGGCTTCGTCGGCAATGTTGCCTTGAAGGCCAGCGAGGGCTTGGCCAGCATGATTGGCGGCTTTATCAAGGCCGAATTCTCCCGCAATATTTTCACAAAAATTGCCGCCATCATTGCTTATCCGGTGTTAACTGCATTTAAAAACCGCGTTGATCACAGGCGGTACAACGGTGCAGCCCTTCTTGGCCTGCAGGGTCTGGTCTTCAAGAGCCACGGTTCGGCAGACGCCTTTGCTTTTGAGAGGGCGCTCAATCGGGCTTATGATGCGGCTCGGAACAATTTGCTTGAGAGAGTCCGCGAACGCATTGCCCATGCGGCCCCCTTGCTGGTTGCGGCGCAGGCCGCACCACTTGCCGATGCACCGGCCGAGGCCTCCTCAATGCCAGTTGACTCAATCGTTTCAACACCGGCACACTAA
- a CDS encoding RluA family pseudouridine synthase, with product MKHIIGSVKGLARKPGKTPVRPPAARPEPVRATPAQPVAAAPAPQATLVTVDEDYAGQRLDNFLIRQLKGVPKTHVYRIIRSGEVRVNKGRAQADTRVETGDIVRLPPVRTSERAGQKAEAMAQEIARHGASSTTGGYAPSREFPILFEDDFVLAIDKPAGVAVHGGSGVSFGVIEQLRMARPEADFLELVHRLDRETSGILLIAKRRMALKLLQEQFRERETDKVYLALVGGDWPANHRVIDKALHKYLLPDGERRVKVVPNEHPDGMRSVTLVKVKSAFPASPLAPATPFTLLEVTIKTGRTHQIRVHLSNEGHPIAGDDKYGDFELNKALQKSAAGAVSLKRMFLHAWSLKFNHPKLRKVVHLQAPLPPELQQFLPATSEDIA from the coding sequence GTGAAACACATTATAGGGTCAGTGAAGGGCTTGGCAAGGAAACCCGGGAAAACACCGGTACGGCCACCTGCGGCCAGGCCGGAGCCCGTGCGCGCAACCCCCGCGCAGCCTGTGGCGGCCGCGCCGGCGCCCCAGGCCACTTTGGTGACGGTGGATGAGGACTACGCCGGTCAGCGGCTGGACAATTTCCTGATCCGCCAGCTCAAGGGCGTGCCCAAAACCCATGTCTACCGCATCATCCGCAGCGGCGAAGTGAGGGTGAACAAAGGCCGGGCGCAGGCCGATACGCGGGTGGAAACGGGCGACATCGTGCGCCTGCCGCCGGTGCGCACCTCTGAACGGGCCGGGCAAAAGGCCGAAGCCATGGCCCAGGAAATCGCCCGGCACGGCGCCAGCTCGACCACCGGCGGCTACGCGCCGTCGCGCGAATTCCCCATCCTGTTTGAAGACGACTTTGTGCTGGCCATCGACAAACCGGCCGGCGTGGCCGTGCACGGCGGCAGCGGCGTGAGTTTTGGCGTCATCGAGCAGCTGCGCATGGCGCGGCCTGAGGCCGACTTCCTCGAGCTGGTGCACCGGCTGGACCGGGAAACCAGCGGCATCCTGCTGATCGCCAAGCGGCGCATGGCGCTCAAGCTGCTGCAGGAGCAGTTCCGGGAGCGTGAAACCGACAAGGTTTACCTGGCGCTGGTGGGCGGCGACTGGCCGGCCAACCACCGCGTGATCGACAAGGCGCTGCACAAGTATTTGCTGCCGGACGGCGAGCGGCGCGTGAAAGTGGTGCCCAACGAGCATCCCGACGGCATGCGTTCGGTGACGCTGGTCAAGGTGAAGTCGGCCTTTCCCGCCAGCCCGCTGGCGCCCGCGACGCCTTTTACCTTGCTCGAAGTCACCATCAAGACGGGCCGCACCCACCAGATCCGCGTGCACCTGTCCAACGAAGGCCACCCGATTGCCGGGGACGACAAATACGGTGACTTCGAACTGAACAAGGCGCTGCAAAAATCCGCCGCCGGCGCGGTATCGCTCAAGCGCATGTTCCTGCATGCCTGGAGCCTGAAGTTCAACCATCCCAAACTGCGCAAGGTCGTGCACCTGCAGGCGCCCTTGCCACCCGAGTTGCAGCAATTCCTGCCTGCGACATCTGAGGACATCGCTTAG
- the fabG gene encoding 3-oxoacyl-ACP reductase FabG yields the protein MSEVKFEGQVALVTGASRGIGAAIALELAHKGLKVIGTATSDEGAAKISQALSAFPGCSGKNLNVNDVTAAESLIDGIVKEHGGLQVLVNNAGITRDMLAMRLKDDDWDAVLDTNLKAVFRMSRAVMRTMMKQRYGRIISITSVVGASGNAGQSNYAAAKAGVAGMTRALARELGSRNITVNCVAPGFIETDMTAGLPEEQQKALLGQIPLGHLGKPQDIAHAVAFVASPQAAYITGQEIHVNGGMYM from the coding sequence ATGAGCGAAGTAAAGTTTGAAGGCCAGGTCGCCCTGGTCACCGGCGCGTCGCGCGGGATTGGCGCAGCTATCGCACTGGAGCTCGCCCACAAAGGCCTGAAGGTCATCGGCACCGCCACCAGCGATGAAGGTGCGGCAAAAATCAGCCAGGCGCTCTCGGCGTTTCCCGGTTGCAGCGGAAAAAACCTGAATGTGAACGATGTGACGGCCGCGGAATCGCTGATTGACGGCATCGTCAAGGAGCATGGCGGGCTGCAGGTGCTGGTCAACAATGCGGGCATCACGCGCGACATGCTGGCCATGCGCCTGAAGGACGACGACTGGGATGCGGTGCTGGACACCAACCTGAAGGCGGTATTCCGCATGAGCCGTGCGGTGATGCGCACCATGATGAAGCAGCGCTACGGCCGGATCATCAGCATCACTTCGGTGGTCGGTGCGTCGGGCAATGCGGGTCAGTCCAATTACGCGGCGGCCAAGGCCGGTGTAGCCGGCATGACGCGCGCGCTGGCGCGCGAGCTGGGCTCGCGCAACATCACGGTCAATTGCGTGGCGCCGGGCTTTATCGAGACCGACATGACGGCCGGATTGCCCGAAGAGCAGCAAAAAGCACTTTTGGGGCAAATTCCGCTGGGGCACCTCGGCAAACCGCAAGACATTGCGCATGCCGTAGCTTTTGTGGCCAGCCCACAGGCCGCGTATATCACCGGCCAGGAGATTCACGTCAACGGCGGCATGTATATGTAA
- a CDS encoding beta-ketoacyl-ACP synthase III, which yields MTRYSRITGTGSYLPPRRLTNADLAAELATRGVETSDEWIVERTGIRARHFAAPDVTSSDLGVEAAKNALQAAGLQASDIDLIIVATSTPDMVFPSAACILQNKLGIAGCAAFDVQAVCSGFVYALTVADAMIRTGSASKALVIGAEVFSRILDFSDRTTCVLFGDGAGAVVLEASDTPGILASDLHADGKHVGILCVPGNVSGGQVLGDPLLKMDGQAVFKLAVGVLESAARATLAKANLTDSDIDWLIPHQANIRIMQSTAKKLKMPLEKLIVTVDQHGNTSAASIPLALDAAVRGGKIKKGDTLMLEGVGGGFTWGAVLLKY from the coding sequence ATGACCCGTTATTCACGCATCACCGGCACCGGCAGCTATTTGCCGCCGCGCCGACTGACCAACGCTGACCTGGCTGCCGAACTGGCCACCCGAGGTGTTGAAACTTCCGACGAATGGATTGTGGAGCGCACCGGCATCCGCGCCCGCCACTTTGCCGCTCCAGACGTGACCAGCAGCGACCTGGGCGTCGAGGCCGCCAAAAACGCCTTGCAGGCCGCGGGCCTGCAGGCGAGTGATATCGACCTCATCATTGTGGCGACCTCTACGCCGGACATGGTGTTTCCCTCGGCTGCCTGCATTTTGCAAAACAAGCTGGGCATTGCCGGCTGTGCGGCCTTTGATGTGCAGGCGGTGTGCAGCGGATTTGTTTACGCGCTGACTGTGGCCGATGCGATGATCCGCACCGGTTCGGCCAGCAAGGCGCTGGTGATTGGTGCAGAGGTGTTCTCCCGCATCCTGGATTTTTCGGATCGAACGACCTGCGTGCTTTTTGGCGATGGCGCCGGCGCAGTGGTGCTCGAAGCTTCGGACACGCCCGGCATCCTTGCCAGTGACCTGCATGCCGACGGCAAGCACGTCGGCATCCTGTGTGTGCCCGGCAATGTGTCGGGTGGTCAGGTCCTGGGGGACCCCCTGCTCAAGATGGATGGCCAAGCCGTTTTCAAGCTGGCTGTGGGCGTGCTCGAAAGCGCCGCCCGCGCCACGCTGGCAAAAGCCAATCTGACGGACTCCGACATTGACTGGCTGATTCCGCACCAGGCCAACATCCGCATCATGCAGAGCACGGCGAAAAAATTGAAGATGCCGCTCGAGAAGCTGATCGTCACAGTGGATCAGCACGGCAACACCTCCGCTGCGTCCATCCCGTTGGCGCTGGATGCGGCGGTGCGCGGCGGCAAGATCAAGAAGGGGGACACCCTGATGCTCGAAGGCGTGGGCGGCGGATTCACTTGGGGTGCGGTGCTTCTCAAGTACTGA
- a CDS encoding S49 family peptidase — translation MNDPHRPDPPMDPDLLRESDFRPNQPESLPPHTSSKKSAADPTGAPGWERATLEKLAFASLNEQKATRRWKTFVRLAWLAFFVALVWMALHRGTPASDATVPHTAVVEIKGEIAAGADASAEFVNAALRAAFEDDGAKAVVLLINSPGGSPVQAGMMNDEILRLKAKHKKPVYAVVEETCASAAYYIAVSADKIYVDKASIVGSIGVLMDGFGFTGLMDKLGVERRLLTAGENKGFLDPFSPQNDKQRVFAQAMLDQIHQQFITVVKAGRGKRLKETPEMFSGLFWSGQQAVELGLADQLGNLDYVAREVVKTDEIIDYTRRDNVAERLAKKFGAAMGEGAMKAFKSIPALR, via the coding sequence ATGAACGATCCTCACCGCCCCGACCCCCCGATGGACCCAGATTTGTTGCGCGAGTCGGACTTTCGGCCCAACCAGCCTGAATCCCTTCCCCCTCACACCTCCTCGAAAAAATCCGCCGCAGATCCGACCGGCGCCCCCGGCTGGGAGCGCGCCACGCTCGAGAAGCTGGCATTTGCATCATTGAACGAGCAGAAGGCCACGCGCCGCTGGAAGACTTTTGTGCGGCTGGCCTGGCTGGCATTTTTTGTGGCGCTGGTCTGGATGGCGCTGCACCGCGGCACGCCCGCCAGTGACGCGACCGTGCCGCACACCGCCGTGGTGGAGATCAAGGGCGAGATCGCCGCAGGGGCGGACGCCAGCGCCGAGTTCGTCAATGCGGCGCTGCGCGCGGCCTTTGAAGACGACGGCGCCAAGGCGGTGGTGCTGCTCATCAATTCCCCCGGCGGCAGCCCTGTGCAGGCCGGCATGATGAACGACGAAATCCTGCGCCTGAAGGCCAAGCACAAAAAACCTGTTTACGCCGTGGTGGAAGAAACCTGCGCATCGGCGGCGTATTACATCGCCGTGTCGGCCGACAAGATTTATGTCGACAAGGCCAGCATTGTGGGCAGCATCGGCGTGCTGATGGACGGCTTCGGCTTTACCGGCCTGATGGACAAGCTGGGCGTGGAGCGCCGCTTGCTCACGGCCGGCGAAAACAAGGGCTTCCTCGATCCGTTCAGCCCGCAAAACGACAAGCAGCGTGTGTTTGCGCAGGCCATGCTCGACCAGATCCACCAGCAGTTCATCACGGTGGTGAAAGCCGGCCGCGGCAAGCGCCTGAAAGAAACGCCCGAGATGTTCAGCGGCCTGTTCTGGAGCGGCCAGCAGGCGGTGGAACTCGGCCTGGCCGACCAGCTCGGCAACCTCGACTACGTCGCCCGCGAAGTGGTCAAGACCGACGAAATCATCGACTACACCCGCCGCGACAACGTGGCAGAACGCCTGGCCAAGAAGTTTGGCGCAGCCATGGGGGAGGGCGCGATGAAGGCCTTCAAGTCGATTCCCGCGCTTCGCTAG
- a CDS encoding SAM-dependent methyltransferase — translation MNAAAKGKLYLVPAPLDFGCDVQAPLQDVMPLQTLQVASRLSQWICENAKSTRAYLKRIDALQPLSATLQSQQIQELPREVHKKGDHTGNFDARPLLKAALEGHDMGLVSEAGMPAIADPGSSVVRAAHDLGLEVVPLTGPMSLMLALAASGLNGQSFAFAGYLPQTPAERVQRIRELESLALKSGQTQLFIETPYRNAALLQSLLQTLQGNTRLALSCGLTMNTGWSRSAQVSTWKRDKLQAPLDLPTVFCIGR, via the coding sequence ATGAACGCCGCAGCAAAGGGCAAGCTCTACCTCGTACCCGCGCCGCTGGACTTTGGCTGCGACGTCCAGGCGCCGCTGCAGGACGTCATGCCCCTGCAGACACTGCAAGTCGCCTCGCGGCTGTCGCAATGGATCTGCGAGAACGCCAAAAGCACACGCGCCTACCTGAAGCGGATTGACGCGCTACAACCCTTGAGCGCAACGCTGCAGTCGCAGCAAATCCAGGAGCTGCCGCGTGAGGTTCACAAGAAGGGCGACCACACGGGCAACTTCGATGCTCGGCCTTTGCTGAAAGCGGCTCTCGAGGGCCACGACATGGGCCTGGTCAGCGAAGCCGGCATGCCTGCCATTGCCGACCCGGGGTCTTCCGTGGTGCGCGCGGCGCACGACCTGGGCCTGGAAGTGGTGCCGCTGACGGGCCCGATGTCGCTGATGCTGGCGCTGGCCGCCAGCGGGCTCAACGGCCAGAGTTTTGCCTTTGCCGGCTATCTGCCCCAGACACCGGCCGAGCGGGTGCAACGCATCCGCGAACTCGAATCCCTGGCGCTCAAATCCGGGCAGACCCAGCTCTTCATTGAAACGCCGTATCGCAATGCGGCCCTGCTTCAATCGCTGCTGCAAACACTTCAGGGCAACACCCGGCTGGCGCTGAGCTGCGGCCTGACGATGAACACAGGCTGGTCGCGCAGTGCGCAGGTCAGCACGTGGAAGCGGGACAAACTCCAGGCACCGCTGGATTTGCCGACCGTCTTTTGCATCGGCCGCTAG
- a CDS encoding Maf family nucleotide pyrophosphatase, with product MTLAPDSAASRPLVLGSTSRYRRELLERLHIPFEVAAPDVDETPQPGELPQALAERLALAKARAVAAKFPGAVVIGSDQVADLDGLPLGKPGTHDKAVAQLRQMRGHTVIFQTAVAVVCLETGFEAQSLAPVKVKFRDLSDAEIEHYLRVEQPYDCAGSAKSEGLGIALLESIENDDPTALVGLPLIRTCRMIQAAGVKLLSGGRP from the coding sequence ATGACCCTTGCCCCCGACTCCGCCGCCAGCCGCCCTCTCGTATTGGGCTCGACCTCACGCTACCGCCGCGAATTGCTGGAACGGCTGCACATCCCTTTCGAAGTGGCTGCCCCCGATGTGGATGAAACCCCACAACCGGGCGAACTGCCCCAGGCGCTCGCCGAACGCCTGGCCCTGGCCAAGGCCCGGGCTGTTGCCGCGAAATTTCCCGGCGCAGTCGTGATCGGCTCCGACCAGGTGGCCGACCTGGACGGCCTGCCGTTGGGAAAGCCCGGCACCCACGACAAGGCCGTCGCCCAGTTGCGCCAGATGCGCGGGCACACCGTCATCTTCCAGACCGCCGTGGCCGTGGTGTGCCTCGAGACCGGGTTTGAAGCGCAAAGCCTGGCGCCCGTGAAGGTGAAGTTCCGCGACCTGAGCGACGCCGAAATCGAACACTATCTGCGCGTCGAACAACCTTACGACTGTGCCGGCAGCGCCAAAAGCGAAGGCCTGGGCATCGCGCTGCTGGAATCGATAGAGAACGATGATCCAACCGCACTGGTCGGCCTGCCGCTGATCCGCACCTGCCGGATGATTCAGGCGGCGGGCGTGAAGCTGCTGTCCGGAGGCCGGCCATGA
- the rpmF gene encoding 50S ribosomal protein L32 — protein MAVQQNKKSPSKRGMHRSHNALTVPGIAVESTTGETHLRHHISPTGFYRGRKVLKTKSEA, from the coding sequence ATGGCCGTCCAGCAGAACAAAAAGTCACCTTCGAAGCGCGGTATGCACCGCTCGCACAACGCACTCACCGTGCCAGGCATCGCCGTGGAATCCACCACCGGTGAAACCCACCTGCGCCACCACATCAGCCCCACCGGTTTCTACCGTGGTCGCAAGGTGTTGAAAACCAAATCCGAAGCGTAA
- a CDS encoding Rieske 2Fe-2S domain-containing protein — MDERQALCNTRDLLEGGLAVPFDVVYAGQTCRAFAVRYEGAVHAYLNRCTHVAMELDWQPNRVFDDQGRWLLCASHGAAYRPDTGQCAGGPCQGGLIKIELSEAGGVVYWHSAYNLKPLQF, encoded by the coding sequence ATGGACGAACGGCAAGCCCTGTGCAACACCCGCGACCTGCTCGAAGGCGGGCTGGCGGTGCCGTTCGACGTGGTCTACGCCGGGCAGACATGCCGGGCATTTGCCGTTCGTTACGAAGGCGCCGTCCATGCGTACCTCAACCGTTGCACCCATGTTGCGATGGAGCTGGACTGGCAACCCAACCGGGTGTTTGACGACCAGGGGCGGTGGCTGCTGTGCGCCAGCCACGGCGCCGCCTACCGCCCTGATACCGGCCAATGCGCTGGTGGGCCATGCCAGGGCGGCTTGATCAAAATTGAACTTTCGGAAGCCGGGGGGGTTGTTTATTGGCATTCTGCTTACAACCTGAAGCCGCTACAGTTCTAA
- the fabD gene encoding ACP S-malonyltransferase has product MKSFAFVFPGQGSQSVGMLDAWGDHPVIAQSLAEASDALGQDVGQLIKEGPKEALALTTNTQPVMLVAGVAAYRAWIAETGAAPAAVAGHSLGEYSALVASGVLTLAQAAPLVRFRAQAMQDAVPVGVGAMAAILGMDAARVIEGCAEAARTFGPNTLEVVEAVNFNDPMQTVIAGSKAAVEKACEVLKANGAKRALPLPVSAPFHSSLMKPAAEKLRERLAAVDFAAPKIPVINNIEVAVETDADRIRAALYEQAFGPVRWVECIQAIKARGLTTLVECGPGKVLAGMVKRIDPELTGVPLFDPASLAEVKELLA; this is encoded by the coding sequence TTGAAATCGTTCGCTTTTGTTTTTCCCGGCCAGGGCTCGCAGTCCGTCGGCATGCTGGACGCCTGGGGCGACCATCCGGTGATTGCGCAGTCGCTGGCGGAAGCCTCGGACGCGCTGGGCCAGGATGTCGGCCAACTGATCAAGGAAGGGCCTAAAGAAGCGCTGGCGCTGACCACCAACACGCAACCCGTCATGCTGGTGGCCGGTGTTGCCGCCTACCGTGCCTGGATCGCTGAAACCGGCGCCGCGCCGGCCGCTGTGGCGGGCCACTCCCTGGGTGAATATTCTGCGTTGGTGGCTTCGGGCGTGCTCACCTTGGCGCAGGCTGCGCCGCTGGTGCGTTTTCGGGCGCAGGCCATGCAGGATGCCGTGCCTGTCGGCGTCGGCGCGATGGCTGCCATTTTGGGCATGGACGCGGCCCGGGTGATTGAAGGCTGCGCCGAAGCGGCGCGCACGTTCGGGCCGAATACGCTTGAAGTTGTTGAAGCGGTCAACTTCAACGATCCCATGCAGACCGTCATCGCGGGCAGCAAGGCAGCGGTTGAAAAGGCCTGCGAGGTGCTCAAGGCCAACGGTGCCAAGCGCGCGTTGCCCCTGCCGGTGTCCGCTCCCTTTCACTCCAGCCTGATGAAGCCTGCCGCCGAGAAGCTGCGTGAAAGACTCGCCGCTGTCGACTTTGCAGCTCCGAAGATCCCGGTCATCAACAACATTGAGGTTGCCGTCGAGACCGACGCCGATCGTATCCGGGCGGCGCTGTACGAACAGGCTTTTGGCCCTGTGCGCTGGGTGGAGTGCATTCAGGCGATCAAGGCGCGAGGCCTGACGACGCTTGTTGAATGCGGCCCCGGCAAGGTGCTGGCCGGCATGGTGAAACGCATTGATCCCGAACTGACGGGTGTTCCCTTGTTTGATCCCGCCTCGCTGGCGGAAGTGAAGGAGTTGCTGGCATGA
- a CDS encoding DUF177 domain-containing protein: MSRPLQAKRLNMKAFAQDGVALTETTLLQNMERLAQETQGLQPDSAVKWQASAELRPRAGVEDDVWLHLAAQATVPLTCQRCMGVVETPVEVDQWYRFVASEDIAMAEDDQSEEDLLVMEPQFDLLAVLEDELLMALPLVPMHEQCPVAPTLQVGEVDAAGEPDAGKKPNPFAVLAQLKVKK; encoded by the coding sequence ATGTCCAGACCCCTTCAAGCCAAGCGGCTCAACATGAAAGCGTTCGCCCAGGATGGCGTGGCGCTCACCGAAACCACTTTGCTACAAAATATGGAGCGCCTGGCCCAGGAAACACAAGGGCTGCAGCCCGATTCGGCTGTGAAATGGCAAGCCAGCGCCGAGCTCCGTCCGCGTGCCGGAGTGGAAGACGACGTGTGGCTGCACCTGGCCGCCCAGGCCACCGTGCCTTTGACCTGCCAGCGCTGTATGGGGGTGGTTGAAACCCCCGTCGAAGTGGACCAGTGGTACCGCTTTGTGGCCAGCGAAGACATCGCCATGGCGGAAGACGACCAGTCCGAAGAGGATTTGCTGGTGATGGAGCCCCAGTTTGATTTACTGGCGGTGCTGGAGGACGAACTGCTGATGGCCTTGCCCCTGGTGCCCATGCACGAGCAATGCCCGGTGGCGCCCACGCTGCAGGTGGGCGAGGTCGACGCGGCCGGCGAGCCCGATGCCGGCAAAAAACCCAATCCGTTTGCCGTTCTTGCGCAGCTCAAGGTCAAAAAGTAG
- a CDS encoding HAD family hydrolase, with translation MQTRNFDLIAFDWDGTLFDSTKIIVRCIQAAVRDVGGTVPTDKEAGYVIGLGLMQALAHAAPDVPPEKYPQLGERYRHHYTAHFNDLSLFEGVLPLLDALKARGHLLAVATGKSRRGLDEVLRTVELKGVFDGSRTADETAGKPDPLMLRELMAEFDVAPARVLMVGDTTHDLQMAVNAGCPSVGVSYGAHEPDAFAVLSPRHVAHSVQELHDWLLANG, from the coding sequence ATGCAAACCCGAAATTTTGATCTGATTGCCTTCGACTGGGACGGCACGCTGTTTGATTCGACCAAAATCATCGTGCGCTGCATCCAGGCCGCGGTGCGCGACGTGGGCGGCACGGTGCCGACCGACAAGGAAGCCGGCTACGTCATCGGCCTGGGGCTCATGCAGGCGCTGGCCCACGCCGCGCCGGACGTCCCGCCTGAAAAATACCCACAGCTCGGTGAGCGCTATCGTCATCACTACACGGCGCACTTCAACGATCTCAGCCTTTTTGAGGGGGTGTTGCCCTTGCTCGATGCCCTGAAAGCGCGCGGCCACCTTTTGGCGGTGGCCACCGGCAAGTCGCGCCGCGGGCTCGACGAAGTGCTGCGCACAGTCGAGCTCAAAGGCGTGTTCGACGGCTCCCGCACCGCCGACGAAACGGCCGGCAAGCCCGACCCGCTGATGCTGCGCGAATTGATGGCCGAGTTTGATGTGGCCCCCGCGCGGGTGCTGATGGTGGGTGATACCACGCATGACCTGCAGATGGCCGTCAACGCCGGATGCCCCAGCGTAGGCGTGAGTTACGGCGCGCACGAGCCCGACGCATTCGCTGTGCTGTCGCCGCGCCATGTCGCGCATTCGGTGCAGGAGCTGCACGACTGGCTGCTGGCCAACGGCTAA